In Defluviitalea raffinosedens, the following proteins share a genomic window:
- a CDS encoding site-specific DNA-methyltransferase, with protein MNTLPILKTNKGMVFNGDSLELIPQLEDESIDLVMTSPPFALQRQKEYGNKQQNEYVEWLAEFAQKLLPKLKDTGSFVLDLGGAYQKGKPVRSLYNYKVLIKFCEDLGYNLAEEFFWYNPAKLPSPIEWVNKRKIRVKDAVNTVWWFSKTAFPKADVTKVLVPYSDRMKKLIKDAEKFYTPKERPSGHDISASFAKNNGGAIPSNLLQIPNTESTSSYLKLCKELGIKAHPARFPAKLPEFFIKMLTDPDDVVLDIFAGSNTTGYVAESLGRRWISFEESLEYIANSSLRFASNASEAKEYYESILSGNSITVTAPIQFNLFQ; from the coding sequence GTGAATACATTACCTATTTTAAAGACAAATAAAGGAATGGTTTTCAATGGAGACTCCTTAGAATTAATACCCCAATTAGAAGACGAAAGCATCGACTTAGTTATGACATCACCTCCTTTTGCGCTACAACGACAAAAGGAATATGGAAATAAGCAACAAAATGAATATGTTGAATGGTTAGCAGAATTTGCGCAAAAATTATTGCCTAAATTAAAGGATACTGGTAGCTTTGTTCTAGATTTAGGTGGTGCATACCAGAAAGGAAAGCCTGTAAGATCACTTTATAATTATAAAGTCCTAATAAAATTCTGTGAGGATCTTGGATACAACCTCGCGGAGGAATTTTTCTGGTATAATCCCGCAAAACTACCGTCACCTATAGAATGGGTCAATAAAAGAAAAATCCGAGTGAAAGATGCAGTTAACACCGTTTGGTGGTTTTCAAAAACTGCTTTCCCAAAAGCTGATGTTACCAAGGTGTTGGTACCTTATTCTGACAGAATGAAAAAACTTATTAAAGATGCTGAAAAATTCTATACTCCAAAGGAAAGGCCTTCTGGCCATGATATTTCGGCTAGTTTTGCAAAAAATAATGGAGGTGCAATACCATCAAACCTTTTACAGATTCCTAACACCGAAAGTACTAGCTCTTACTTAAAATTATGCAAAGAGCTTGGAATTAAAGCGCATCCTGCAAGGTTTCCAGCTAAGTTACCGGAATTCTTTATAAAGATGCTTACCGATCCGGATGACGTGGTATTAGATATTTTCGCTGGTTCGAATACAACTGGCTATGTAGCAGAATCCTTAGGGAGACGTTGGATATCATTTGAAGAGTCTTTGGAATACATAGCAAACTCATCCTTAAGGTTTGCTTCTAATGCTTCTGAAGCCAAAGAATATTATGAAAGCATTTTGAGCGGTAATTCTATTACTGTTACCGCACCTATACAATTCAATCTTTTTCAGTAA
- a CDS encoding helix-turn-helix domain-containing protein, with amino-acid sequence MAVSYKKLWKLLIDKDMKKKDLREAAGISTSSMAKLGKNENVTTDVLVKICKALKCDISDIMEIEPDE; translated from the coding sequence ATGGCCGTAAGCTATAAAAAACTATGGAAACTCTTAATTGATAAAGATATGAAAAAGAAAGACTTAAGAGAAGCGGCTGGTATTAGTACATCTTCAATGGCAAAACTGGGTAAAAACGAAAATGTTACGACCGATGTGCTTGTGAAGATTTGCAAGGCATTAAAGTGTGATATTTCCGATATTATGGAGATTGAGCCAGATGAATAG
- a CDS encoding ImmA/IrrE family metallo-endopeptidase encodes MASVSSFRDVIANMYYNEIFDELSEYIEDNPDKLESNSYHVQSPDEAALSDFDIITLDITDSPGNSILFDVIVSAEVEIAETVRRNRETDGIEQWFRISCRADLDDGIQNFQINSVSIYNKYRESKLGRLSEYLVPIIEKEQFDDVATDFLSEFCPEALSTPIPIPVDEVVKRMGLKVKEIQLTKHFTIFGQIVFGDCTIEYYDRNERAYKPLEVSRGTILVDPNVYFMRNIGCMNNTIIHECVHWYKHRKYHELVKTYNSDALLISCRVNETTKYKKQWTPEDWMEWHANGIAPRILMPKSMTIKKIEELIKKNELLFGTHDRLNIMENVVYELADFFQVSRIAAKIRMLDLGYKEVEGVYTYVDDHFISNYSFKADSLHKNQTYSISLSDSFFEYYANPEFAKIIDSGNFIYVDGHYVINDSKYIKRLENGSIDLTDYAKLHVDECCLLFDLKLNKASKMDIVVYLDSIMFRKATPDYNRVPTFNPDKHNMEVFNRSEELKKFHEELVEESQHLSRTTQTFSQAVYGHIKRKGYNKVVFIEKTLLSGKTYDRIKNNELNNPTLETVVAICIGLELSPTYSEEILRLAGYTLNNTPQQLAYKKLIHSYRGHSIYECNEVLEALGLSPLCAKAYKEMIS; translated from the coding sequence ATGGCAAGTGTCAGCTCGTTCAGAGATGTTATTGCAAACATGTATTATAATGAAATCTTTGACGAATTGTCCGAGTATATTGAGGACAACCCGGATAAGCTTGAATCCAATTCATACCATGTGCAATCACCGGATGAAGCAGCATTATCCGATTTTGACATCATAACGTTAGACATAACCGACTCGCCAGGTAACAGTATTTTATTTGACGTAATTGTTTCTGCCGAAGTTGAAATTGCAGAAACAGTACGAAGGAATCGCGAGACTGATGGTATAGAACAATGGTTCCGTATCTCCTGCAGAGCTGACCTTGATGACGGAATTCAGAATTTTCAAATCAACTCTGTTTCAATATACAACAAGTACAGAGAAAGCAAATTAGGCCGACTGTCTGAGTATCTAGTGCCAATTATAGAAAAGGAACAGTTTGACGATGTTGCTACCGATTTTCTAAGTGAATTTTGCCCGGAAGCATTAAGTACTCCTATACCTATTCCGGTAGACGAAGTAGTGAAAAGAATGGGGCTTAAGGTTAAGGAAATCCAGTTAACAAAGCATTTCACTATATTCGGTCAAATAGTTTTTGGAGATTGTACGATAGAATATTACGACAGAAATGAAAGAGCATATAAGCCTTTGGAAGTTTCAAGAGGAACAATTCTCGTGGATCCTAATGTGTATTTCATGCGAAACATAGGGTGCATGAACAATACCATTATTCATGAGTGTGTTCACTGGTATAAGCATAGAAAATACCATGAGTTAGTTAAGACATATAACAGCGATGCTTTACTCATAAGCTGCAGAGTAAACGAAACAACTAAATACAAAAAGCAATGGACGCCAGAAGACTGGATGGAATGGCATGCTAACGGAATAGCACCTCGCATCCTTATGCCTAAATCAATGACCATTAAAAAGATTGAGGAGCTAATTAAAAAGAATGAGCTCCTTTTTGGTACTCACGACAGGCTAAATATAATGGAAAATGTCGTGTATGAATTAGCTGACTTCTTCCAGGTGTCAAGGATAGCAGCCAAAATAAGGATGCTTGACCTTGGATATAAGGAAGTTGAAGGTGTATATACCTACGTAGATGACCATTTTATCAGCAATTATTCATTTAAGGCGGACTCATTACATAAGAATCAAACATACAGTATTAGCCTAAGCGATTCCTTTTTTGAATACTATGCAAATCCTGAATTCGCAAAGATTATAGACAGCGGTAATTTTATTTATGTTGACGGTCATTACGTTATTAACGACTCTAAATACATAAAAAGGTTAGAAAATGGAAGCATTGATCTTACAGACTATGCAAAACTGCATGTAGATGAATGCTGTCTTCTGTTTGATTTAAAGCTAAATAAAGCCTCCAAAATGGACATTGTAGTATACCTCGATTCTATAATGTTCCGTAAAGCTACACCGGATTATAACAGAGTGCCGACATTTAATCCGGACAAGCATAATATGGAAGTATTTAATCGTTCAGAAGAGCTAAAGAAATTTCACGAAGAACTCGTCGAAGAAAGTCAGCATTTGAGCCGTACAACCCAGACATTTTCCCAAGCGGTATATGGACATATCAAAAGAAAAGGTTACAATAAGGTTGTTTTTATAGAAAAGACTTTGCTTTCAGGAAAAACATATGACAGAATAAAAAACAACGAACTTAATAATCCAACTTTAGAAACTGTTGTTGCAATCTGCATCGGATTGGAGCTAAGCCCTACATATAGTGAAGAGATATTAAGGCTTGCCGGCTATACTCTCAATAACACTCCACAGCAATTGGCGTATAAAAAGCTTATCCATTCGTATAGAGGGCATTCAATATATGAATGCAATGAAGTTTTGGAAGCCTTGGGACTTTCCCCTCTTTGTGCAAAGGCATATAAAGAAATGATAAGTTAA
- a CDS encoding HEAT repeat domain-containing protein, whose product MAFKEDWSFLDKITMGAVGTEKVIEQLNKLGHNIIELERYCTSNKIWSTKIKRLRIPDLLCLNCGKRIESRAKSKLGIIMSDAATNPDRRWFVGLRDNDMVAFIQCYKDVSGRWNSEGVINLFSVGSLKSKEDQTKLSAPKSVNEGAERDRTWKSYVPSFDFTVESIEQEGEKRRLRLIKSNGRRQSKLISNDEYIYVKCGESYPANSKIASGIVPMEEDFSCTPEKRYDFIKDLESSENETVYTAVKALGFLERNDHAISELKKIVSNPHIDKRIRLEGYSSLLRLGENVWDEFETFALSSEEKEIRMEFVLILGELTELPTTEILIKIAREPSYDSELRAAAIWSLNASSIETQKLIIDFCFNQDEVIANHAIAKLEKSFKRSLTPFILQRFGDNEIINAICARILSICENSDEHAIVQAYLRATNTDVKNWILFTMGLSGRGRYEQTLKKYDENYKDTITKLTLMWDYQPLFLDDTRIEAIDFIKMQK is encoded by the coding sequence ATGGCTTTTAAAGAGGATTGGAGTTTTCTTGATAAGATAACAATGGGCGCAGTGGGGACTGAAAAGGTAATAGAGCAGTTAAACAAACTAGGGCATAATATTATTGAACTTGAAAGATATTGTACAAGTAATAAAATTTGGTCTACAAAAATAAAAAGACTAAGAATCCCAGATTTACTGTGTTTAAATTGTGGCAAAAGAATTGAATCACGGGCCAAGTCAAAGCTTGGAATAATTATGTCTGATGCTGCTACAAATCCGGATAGGCGCTGGTTTGTTGGATTAAGAGATAATGACATGGTGGCTTTTATTCAGTGCTACAAAGACGTATCAGGGAGATGGAATAGCGAAGGTGTAATAAACCTATTTTCTGTTGGTTCGTTAAAAAGTAAGGAAGATCAAACAAAATTAAGTGCTCCTAAATCTGTGAATGAAGGTGCAGAAAGAGATAGGACATGGAAGAGTTATGTTCCAAGTTTTGATTTTACTGTAGAGTCTATTGAGCAAGAAGGTGAAAAACGGCGATTACGCCTAATTAAATCGAATGGGCGAAGACAATCCAAGTTAATATCTAATGATGAATACATATATGTAAAATGTGGGGAAAGTTATCCCGCAAATTCAAAAATAGCATCTGGTATTGTGCCCATGGAAGAAGACTTTTCTTGCACGCCAGAAAAAAGGTATGATTTTATTAAGGACCTTGAATCCTCTGAAAATGAAACAGTGTACACTGCTGTGAAGGCCTTAGGTTTTCTTGAAAGAAATGACCACGCAATTTCCGAACTTAAAAAAATTGTATCTAATCCCCATATAGATAAACGCATTAGGCTTGAGGGCTATTCGTCTTTATTAAGATTAGGTGAAAATGTTTGGGATGAATTTGAAACTTTTGCATTATCGTCTGAAGAAAAAGAAATTAGAATGGAGTTTGTATTAATTCTAGGTGAATTAACAGAGCTTCCGACAACTGAAATTTTGATAAAGATAGCGAGAGAGCCATCATATGATTCTGAATTGAGGGCAGCAGCTATTTGGTCATTAAATGCTTCTTCTATTGAAACCCAGAAGCTGATTATTGACTTTTGTTTTAACCAAGACGAAGTAATAGCGAATCATGCAATAGCTAAACTAGAAAAGAGCTTTAAACGTTCTCTTACTCCATTTATTTTACAAAGATTCGGTGATAACGAAATAATTAATGCAATTTGTGCAAGAATTTTATCTATTTGCGAAAATTCCGATGAACATGCTATTGTACAAGCTTATTTAAGGGCCACAAATACTGATGTGAAAAACTGGATATTGTTTACTATGGGATTATCTGGAAGAGGAAGATATGAGCAAACACTAAAAAAATATGATGAAAATTATAAAGATACAATAACCAAACTTACTTTAATGTGGGATTACCAGCCATTGTTTCTTGACGATACACGAATTGAGGCAATTGATTTTATTAAAATGCAAAAATAG